AATTCAGATATAATCTATGAAAATCTAACCTGAAATTATGATATTTCAGGCTTGGATCAGATTACTTTAAAATGAAGCAGCATAGCCAGAAGAAGAAGTGTCAATCCGGTTATGAAGCGTATCTCTACACGTCTTCTTTCCTTTAAATCCGAGACCTTTTCAGGATCCATCCCGAAAGCAAGCATGCCACCAAGCAAAAGAGTCGGTAATACTAAACTAAAATTATGGATACTCAAATAAATAGCATCATGTATATATATGTCATATGAAATTAATATTTCCAGGATAACAACGTATAATGCTCCGAGAAGGGGGACCTTTATCATCGAGAAAAGTGCTCCTCCGAGGAATGACAATGCAAGAGATTTTACCCCTTTGATTTTACTTGTGAACTTTATGAACCTTGTGAACAATCTGGGTGTAGTGAATATGGTCTCTCGGTGCACCTTCATGTAGTATGTATCATAAAGGTACACCAATCCTAAGGTAAAAACTATTACTATCATCACAGTGGCAATATTCTCCTGTATTCCCACGAGAGAGTTAACGGTATTGAGGATCCATATCCCTGCTATTGTGTAGGTTGAAAAGATCCCTGCGCAAAAGCCGAAAATAAGGAATATCATATCTTTTCTTGTACCTTTTGAGGAGATGAGGGTAGAGTGCATGTAAACTATGACTGCTAGGAGGCATGGATTGAAGCCTATGAACAGGCCTGCAATGAAAGCAAACAGGATTAACTTCTCAAAGACTATATTATTATTCACTGCCTCCATA
This DNA window, taken from Methanolobus chelungpuianus, encodes the following:
- a CDS encoding cytochrome c biogenesis CcdA family protein — its product is MVVAAILFPLQYVMEAVNNNIVFEKLILFAFIAGLFIGFNPCLLAVIVYMHSTLISSKGTRKDMIFLIFGFCAGIFSTYTIAGIWILNTVNSLVGIQENIATVMIVIVFTLGLVYLYDTYYMKVHRETIFTTPRLFTRFIKFTSKIKGVKSLALSFLGGALFSMIKVPLLGALYVVILEILISYDIYIHDAIYLSIHNFSLVLPTLLLGGMLAFGMDPEKVSDLKERRRVEIRFITGLTLLLLAMLLHFKVI